In a single window of the Acipenser ruthenus chromosome 20, fAciRut3.2 maternal haplotype, whole genome shotgun sequence genome:
- the LOC117425486 gene encoding N-lysine methyltransferase setd6-like isoform X2, with product MATDAKRSKDNGASAQNPGEDKTLQSFLSWCKEVRLELSEKVYVSREGTVADYGMLAREEIEEGEVIFSIPRAALLNQSRTAIHSILEKEEESLKSQSGWVPLLLALMFEYTNSKSHWSPYLSLWTDFRALDHPMFWPKEERERLLQGTGVPEAVENDLANILKEYNDIILPFIQSHREVLDPQKHTLELYQSLVAFVMAYSFQEPLEEDEEDEKEPNPPMMVPMADILNHVANHNANLEFRTDSLKMVSVKRIKKGEEVFNTYGELANWQLLHMYGFVESYPSNTNDSADIQMATVYKAALQAARTESERSLVVEKWDLLCQLDIVGEEGAFVFGQSGSLTDEELYTSLKVLCMPVEQFKEFKENEGWEEAEEDDEDEMAAALSNDGIPKLSLPWRRLLGDSVALTLQDYADELQPDKELLGDRQAYGRLSSRERLALQLRYGQKVTLHQLLELTRCHSV from the exons ATGGCAACAGACGCAAAAAGATCCAAG GACAATGGAGCCAGCGCACAGAACCCTGGAGAGGACAAAACGCTCCAGTCTTTCCTCAGCTGGTGTAAAGAGGTCAGACTGGAACTCAGTGAGAAG GTGTACGTTAGCAGGGAAGGCACTGTGGCTGACTACGGCATGCTAGCCAGGGAGGAGATTGAAGAAGGAGAGGTGATCTTCTCAATCCCCAGGGCTGCCCTGCTGAATCAGAGCAGAACTGCCATCCACTCCATCCTCGAGAAAG agGAGGAGTCCCTGAAGAGCCAGTCCGGCTGGGTCCCTCTTCTCCTGGCTTTGATGTTCGAGTACACCAACAGCAAGTCTCACTGGAGTCCCTACCTGTCTCTCTGGACAGACTTCAGGGCTCTTGACCACCCCATGTTCTG GCccaaggaggagagagagaggctgctGCAGGGCACAGGGGTCCCGGAGGCTGTGGAGAATGATCTCGCCAACATTCTGAAGGAGTACAACGACATCATCCTGCCTTTTATCCAATCACATCGCGAGGTGCTGGACCCACAGAAGCACACGCTCGAGCTCTACCAGAGCCTGGTGGCCTTTGTCATGGCCTACAG cTTCCAGGAGCCCctggaggaggatgaggaagatgaGAAGGAGCCCAACCCTCCCATGATGGTTCCCATGGCGGACATCCTAAATCATGTGGCCAATCACAACGCCAACCTGGAATTCAGAACA GACAGTTTAAAAATGGTGTCTGTCAAGAGGATCAAGAAAGGAGAGGAGGTGTTCAATACCTATGGAGAGTTGGCCAACTGGCAGCTCCTGCACATGTATGGCTTTGTCGAGTCGTACCCGAGCAACACCAACGACAGTGCAGACATCCAGATGGCCACCGTGTACAAGGCTGCACTGCAAG CTGCCAGGACGGAGTCGGAGCGCAGCCTAGTGGTGGAGAAGTGGGATCTCCTGTGCCAGCTGGACATTGTGGGCGAGGAGGGGGCGTTTGTGTTTGGTCAGTCTGGATCGCTGACCGACGAGGAGCTCTACACCTCACTcaag GTGCTCTGTATGCCTGTGGAGCAGTTCAAGGAGTTTAAAGAGAATGAGGGCTGGGAGGAAGCtgaggaggatgatgaggatgagaTGGCAGCAGCACTGTCCAACGATGGGATTCCCAAACTGAGCTTGCCATGGAGACGGCTGCTTGGGGACAGTGTCGCCCTCACACTCCAGGACTATGCAGATGAGCTGCAGCCAGACAAGGAGCTGCTGGGAGATCGGCAGGCGTACGGCCGTCTCAGCAGCAGGGAACGCCTAGCGCTGCAGCTCCGCTATGGGCAGAAAGTAACTCTACACCAGCTTCTGGAGCTGACACGGTGCCACTCCGTGTGA
- the LOC117425486 gene encoding N-lysine methyltransferase setd6-like isoform X1, with product MATDAKRSKQDNGASAQNPGEDKTLQSFLSWCKEVRLELSEKVYVSREGTVADYGMLAREEIEEGEVIFSIPRAALLNQSRTAIHSILEKEEESLKSQSGWVPLLLALMFEYTNSKSHWSPYLSLWTDFRALDHPMFWPKEERERLLQGTGVPEAVENDLANILKEYNDIILPFIQSHREVLDPQKHTLELYQSLVAFVMAYSFQEPLEEDEEDEKEPNPPMMVPMADILNHVANHNANLEFRTDSLKMVSVKRIKKGEEVFNTYGELANWQLLHMYGFVESYPSNTNDSADIQMATVYKAALQAARTESERSLVVEKWDLLCQLDIVGEEGAFVFGQSGSLTDEELYTSLKVLCMPVEQFKEFKENEGWEEAEEDDEDEMAAALSNDGIPKLSLPWRRLLGDSVALTLQDYADELQPDKELLGDRQAYGRLSSRERLALQLRYGQKVTLHQLLELTRCHSV from the exons ATGGCAACAGACGCAAAAAGATCCAAG CAGGACAATGGAGCCAGCGCACAGAACCCTGGAGAGGACAAAACGCTCCAGTCTTTCCTCAGCTGGTGTAAAGAGGTCAGACTGGAACTCAGTGAGAAG GTGTACGTTAGCAGGGAAGGCACTGTGGCTGACTACGGCATGCTAGCCAGGGAGGAGATTGAAGAAGGAGAGGTGATCTTCTCAATCCCCAGGGCTGCCCTGCTGAATCAGAGCAGAACTGCCATCCACTCCATCCTCGAGAAAG agGAGGAGTCCCTGAAGAGCCAGTCCGGCTGGGTCCCTCTTCTCCTGGCTTTGATGTTCGAGTACACCAACAGCAAGTCTCACTGGAGTCCCTACCTGTCTCTCTGGACAGACTTCAGGGCTCTTGACCACCCCATGTTCTG GCccaaggaggagagagagaggctgctGCAGGGCACAGGGGTCCCGGAGGCTGTGGAGAATGATCTCGCCAACATTCTGAAGGAGTACAACGACATCATCCTGCCTTTTATCCAATCACATCGCGAGGTGCTGGACCCACAGAAGCACACGCTCGAGCTCTACCAGAGCCTGGTGGCCTTTGTCATGGCCTACAG cTTCCAGGAGCCCctggaggaggatgaggaagatgaGAAGGAGCCCAACCCTCCCATGATGGTTCCCATGGCGGACATCCTAAATCATGTGGCCAATCACAACGCCAACCTGGAATTCAGAACA GACAGTTTAAAAATGGTGTCTGTCAAGAGGATCAAGAAAGGAGAGGAGGTGTTCAATACCTATGGAGAGTTGGCCAACTGGCAGCTCCTGCACATGTATGGCTTTGTCGAGTCGTACCCGAGCAACACCAACGACAGTGCAGACATCCAGATGGCCACCGTGTACAAGGCTGCACTGCAAG CTGCCAGGACGGAGTCGGAGCGCAGCCTAGTGGTGGAGAAGTGGGATCTCCTGTGCCAGCTGGACATTGTGGGCGAGGAGGGGGCGTTTGTGTTTGGTCAGTCTGGATCGCTGACCGACGAGGAGCTCTACACCTCACTcaag GTGCTCTGTATGCCTGTGGAGCAGTTCAAGGAGTTTAAAGAGAATGAGGGCTGGGAGGAAGCtgaggaggatgatgaggatgagaTGGCAGCAGCACTGTCCAACGATGGGATTCCCAAACTGAGCTTGCCATGGAGACGGCTGCTTGGGGACAGTGTCGCCCTCACACTCCAGGACTATGCAGATGAGCTGCAGCCAGACAAGGAGCTGCTGGGAGATCGGCAGGCGTACGGCCGTCTCAGCAGCAGGGAACGCCTAGCGCTGCAGCTCCGCTATGGGCAGAAAGTAACTCTACACCAGCTTCTGGAGCTGACACGGTGCCACTCCGTGTGA
- the LOC117425486 gene encoding N-lysine methyltransferase setd6-like isoform X3, which translates to MLQAAVAGQDNGASAQNPGEDKTLQSFLSWCKEVRLELSEKVYVSREGTVADYGMLAREEIEEGEVIFSIPRAALLNQSRTAIHSILEKEEESLKSQSGWVPLLLALMFEYTNSKSHWSPYLSLWTDFRALDHPMFWPKEERERLLQGTGVPEAVENDLANILKEYNDIILPFIQSHREVLDPQKHTLELYQSLVAFVMAYSFQEPLEEDEEDEKEPNPPMMVPMADILNHVANHNANLEFRTDSLKMVSVKRIKKGEEVFNTYGELANWQLLHMYGFVESYPSNTNDSADIQMATVYKAALQAARTESERSLVVEKWDLLCQLDIVGEEGAFVFGQSGSLTDEELYTSLKVLCMPVEQFKEFKENEGWEEAEEDDEDEMAAALSNDGIPKLSLPWRRLLGDSVALTLQDYADELQPDKELLGDRQAYGRLSSRERLALQLRYGQKVTLHQLLELTRCHSV; encoded by the exons ATGCTACAGGCTGCTGTTGCTGGG CAGGACAATGGAGCCAGCGCACAGAACCCTGGAGAGGACAAAACGCTCCAGTCTTTCCTCAGCTGGTGTAAAGAGGTCAGACTGGAACTCAGTGAGAAG GTGTACGTTAGCAGGGAAGGCACTGTGGCTGACTACGGCATGCTAGCCAGGGAGGAGATTGAAGAAGGAGAGGTGATCTTCTCAATCCCCAGGGCTGCCCTGCTGAATCAGAGCAGAACTGCCATCCACTCCATCCTCGAGAAAG agGAGGAGTCCCTGAAGAGCCAGTCCGGCTGGGTCCCTCTTCTCCTGGCTTTGATGTTCGAGTACACCAACAGCAAGTCTCACTGGAGTCCCTACCTGTCTCTCTGGACAGACTTCAGGGCTCTTGACCACCCCATGTTCTG GCccaaggaggagagagagaggctgctGCAGGGCACAGGGGTCCCGGAGGCTGTGGAGAATGATCTCGCCAACATTCTGAAGGAGTACAACGACATCATCCTGCCTTTTATCCAATCACATCGCGAGGTGCTGGACCCACAGAAGCACACGCTCGAGCTCTACCAGAGCCTGGTGGCCTTTGTCATGGCCTACAG cTTCCAGGAGCCCctggaggaggatgaggaagatgaGAAGGAGCCCAACCCTCCCATGATGGTTCCCATGGCGGACATCCTAAATCATGTGGCCAATCACAACGCCAACCTGGAATTCAGAACA GACAGTTTAAAAATGGTGTCTGTCAAGAGGATCAAGAAAGGAGAGGAGGTGTTCAATACCTATGGAGAGTTGGCCAACTGGCAGCTCCTGCACATGTATGGCTTTGTCGAGTCGTACCCGAGCAACACCAACGACAGTGCAGACATCCAGATGGCCACCGTGTACAAGGCTGCACTGCAAG CTGCCAGGACGGAGTCGGAGCGCAGCCTAGTGGTGGAGAAGTGGGATCTCCTGTGCCAGCTGGACATTGTGGGCGAGGAGGGGGCGTTTGTGTTTGGTCAGTCTGGATCGCTGACCGACGAGGAGCTCTACACCTCACTcaag GTGCTCTGTATGCCTGTGGAGCAGTTCAAGGAGTTTAAAGAGAATGAGGGCTGGGAGGAAGCtgaggaggatgatgaggatgagaTGGCAGCAGCACTGTCCAACGATGGGATTCCCAAACTGAGCTTGCCATGGAGACGGCTGCTTGGGGACAGTGTCGCCCTCACACTCCAGGACTATGCAGATGAGCTGCAGCCAGACAAGGAGCTGCTGGGAGATCGGCAGGCGTACGGCCGTCTCAGCAGCAGGGAACGCCTAGCGCTGCAGCTCCGCTATGGGCAGAAAGTAACTCTACACCAGCTTCTGGAGCTGACACGGTGCCACTCCGTGTGA